TTTTAGCCAGTGTCCTGTTGATGTTGAAAATTACGTAATTCTTGTATCTCCTTGGAACTGAGAGGTGTGAGTGCCATTGAGCCCCTCTGGTCAGCAGCACCAGTCCAGCTGGTGAATCTCATAAGGCACAGCAAAGATACACCATCTCTGGAGGAGAACAGAAGCAAGGTGTTCCCTAGCAATGTGGAACTGCAAATGACTTTACGCAGATTTGTACAAGCCACAGTAAGGCCAGCTGCCAAGAATAAATGTTAGCTAGGCTTATCTTAATATATAGAAATTCATCATCTGTTGTGGGAATAAAAGCCAGAAAATGTCCAAATGCCAGTTAAGTTTGGATAACTACTTGGTTATATTACCACCAGTTGTCTCAAGACAGCTCTATTTTCACAAATTGCTCAGGATTACCTGTACACTTGCATATTTGTGTGGCATTCTTCTATGTACAGCATAGTACTCATAGCTAAACAGTGCTAAACTGGTCATGGTTCTAAGTTGATGCTGTGACAACACTGCAGTGAGCTTCTGATGGCCTGCTCTCTCCAGAAGCTAGTTAAAAGCCAGTTCAGATACTTCCTTTAACTGCAATAGAAGCAAAACTCTCCTCTTAATAGCAAAGTTCACCATGCACTGACAGCCTGGTAAATTCTGTCTTGGGGGATCACAGAGCTGTGAGTACAAGGCAGGCAGCAGTTAGTTCTCTGACACAGAGAAGCTACTGCCCACCTCAGAATCTGAATTCTTGTTCTGCTTTTCACCTGTAAACTTACCaatgagaggagctggaagcaCTAAATCTGATCTGACTGATGGGTTTCTGAGATTGATAAAGATGGTATAAAATTGAGTTCCTAGTTGTGGTGCTGCAGACTGATCGTTGCTTTTGTCTTTCAGGATGGGATTCCTTACATGGGATCCAGCGCAGGAACCAACGTTGCCACTGTCAGCATCAATACCACCAATGACATGCCAATTGTTtatccaccttccctgcaggctCTAGGATTAGTTCCTTTTAATATTAACCCTCACTACCTGGACCCAGACATTAAAAGAACTCACATGGGTGTAAGTAAAGCACACCAGAACTAAGACAGTAACTAGGGTGTGGAGGAGTAAAAATAATGTGCATTTCTGAGGCCTTACAAAGCTATAGAATGTCAAACAGCTGCTCCCTAGGGAAACTGGAAATGCCAATGAGGCAGTAACACTTCACTTCCTCTAAAACTTAACTTTGCTTGGGAAGAGGAGCTGGCAGGAGTATTACTGAACAAAGTGTTTTTCACAAACAGAAGCTCTGCAATGTCTGAAATACTGTTGAAATGCTGGCTATCTGGCATGGAATGGgggaattaaaaaagaaaagataaaccTGAAGTGTTAAGATGCAAAGCACTGGTTCTGGAAAGTTCTGTCTTACCTGCTGCTTGGGAAGCCCTAACTTAAACATACATTAAGAGGCTTAAATATCTAAAGGTCTGAAGAAACAATCACAACAGAGATGTTGTGTAAGAAATACCTGGGCACTGGTGTCCTtgcagggagcacagcctgTAATGTCCAGTACAGAGCAAGCACATGCACCAGTacagctgaaagaaaaacactTCAGCCATCAAGCACAAAGACAGATTTCCATACAGTGGGGAGAAGCCCCTTCTTGAAATAGCACGTCAGCTAATTCCTGAGGGAACAATCTGTATAGTGCATCTTTTAACAACCTAAACACTTTCCTCCTTGTAATCAAAATTCATGGTTAGAGGAAGTATTAAGAGTTAGGGAACAATGAAGATGGTGGATGCTTCTAGATGGGTGTGCTTCTAGAATTTAGATGAAGTTGTAGGTATTCATTTCATCAGTTTGTCACTAGATTAGCAGGCAGTCTTTTCCCTATAAATAACTTCTTTCTCTCAGAGGAGGCTGGAAGCCCTGTGCTGTACCAAGTCCCTGCTGTGTTCctatgtttttatttctttactgTTGCTCAGTTTAGCAGCAAACCTCAGGAAACATGACACAGCTGTTCACAGAAGGAAATTCTTCAGTGTAATACCTACTTGAAGACAAACAAGCAAATACTTAATcactgaaaatccatgattcACTACTCTCTTTCACAAAGGTTGCACCTCAGGCACTTGCTTCTACAAATTTCCTGGTAGTATTAGTACTATCTCTGCACACAGAGATAgtactaattaaaaaaaaaactcatgGATTAATTGAGTGGAAGTAAGTTTTGAGGTTTTTCAGGGTTGGGATTGTGTGAGTTCTGTTTGATCAACCTGCAGTAACTTGTTGCTAGTGATAAAGGGTAAAACACACATCTATTAAATAGAGTCAATCCGGCCATCCCATTTTGCTTGAGGGGAAGTGCCTGCTTTGTTTAATGTCATGTTGCCTGGATAGCTCCAAGTCCTTACCTTATGGCCTGGGAAGCTAAATCTGTGCTCATTATTGCAGGAGACAAGAGAGGAAAGAATCCACCAGTACCACGAAGAACCAAACACCCCTCCAGTTCTGGTGAGTAGTAGCTCTCCATCAGGAAGCTGGAGCATGataaacattttaaatgcattCATGCTAGCTCTCAGTGTGGGTTCTTTGCCTGTCAAGCCTTAAAATTCCCTGGATTGGAATGCTAATTGTATTCTTGCTAAGAGCTTGAGCCTTGGATATTGCTCATTGTAGAAAATGGATTGGGGCCAATGAAATGCATACTCCTGTTAGTGTTGCTCAACACTATTTTTAGGCAGCAGTCACTGGCCACCAAATATTGGGTGTTGGGGGTGGTGTGCATGCAGATGGTACAAAACTCCCCCTTAATCTTTTTGAAGATACTCTTAACTTTAATCTCTGTAATAGTTTCTGAATTTGCACATTCAATAGTGTATACATAATTTCATTATATCTGTCAGGGGAATTGGGACCTCTGtgtttcctgtccctgtgtttgATCTTGTACTATAAATGTTGTGCACTAACAAATCCACTGGCTGTTGCTCAACCCAAACTGGATCTAAGAATAACTATGGGAAAAACCAGTTTCCTCTCCTCCTTAATGATTTCTCCTTTAAGAGtgaaaaatgaataaacaaGAAAATCAACTTCTAAAACAAGATAACTCACCTATTTTTGTCTTTACCTCTTTGTTAGGTAAATGAGAAGGTTTAGTCTGTAGTCATGGTGCCACTGAGACTGGCCTGCTTGTGACAAGCATTCTACCCTTCCACATAGCTTGAAAATAAGTTTAAATGTTTCTGCCTCCCCCAGGGCTTGCGGGAAGGTACGATGCTGTTAGTGGAAGGAGATAACGCCATGCTGCAAGGAGTGACAGGAGCACGTCTGTTTTTGAGGTAAATGCATCACTTGAATTGATATCCTCCTTCAGACAGAAAGGAAGAGAGGTTTCTGTTAAACTCCTGGCACATGGTGCCTCTCCCCCCACCAGAAGTTACTTAATCCCTTGGTTCCATTTCTCTTTGGAGAAAATGTGAGTATTGTTTAATGCTCCAGAGGAGCCAGCAGCATGACAGCACTGCAAAGGATGTCTGACTAACCCAGTGTGTGCTCTAGCACTGCATCCATTGCTGCTTATGTTTCCAAATTGTAAACAAGAGCCCCAATAGTCAGCTCCTTTATCGAAAGCCAGGGAGATGCCAATTTGGCCCTAATGCACTCAACTCCAGAACAAGGGAATCCATATCTAGAATTACATGGACTTTATTGAGAAATCTAAAATGCATGTGACATGATGGAATCAACTCTGCTTGTTCAGAATAAGGGTGCCCTGATCTATCCCTAGTAACAGACAGGAGCAGAGTAGTCCCACCTCCCATTAAAGCTCACAGCATGGTTTCTCCTGTTTGCAGGGGTAAGAAACCAACTGAACATGAGCCTGGAACAGATTTCAGTTTCCTCCTGACTGACAGCAATCCCCTGAATCCATAGCCTTCCATATTCTGCAGCACAAGTTACTATATAGGGAAGACaatgaggaaaaaggaaagatatGCTTGTTGTCCCAGAGTAGGTGGGGTACTTCAGCTTTATAAATAAAGATCAATATGCATTTGTTGGATTCTTTTCCTCACCCTAATGCATGCCTCAGACACCTCCTTCCCAGCAAAAAGACACTTTTTGTTGCAATACTTGGAGAATCATAGCTAATCAAAGCTTGAAGGGGCCTATACATTCACATATCCACTTTGATTCCTTCCCCACCAAAATAAAGCTGCCTTAACACAATTGAGACAGGACACTGTGTCAGCTCTTCCTGCTGCCTACTTTTACCTGCTACACAAAAGAATTGTTCATTCAGTGTACTCCCACACTTAGTTTAATTTTTGTGCTATTAATAAAGGGAGAAGTTATGCATTCAATTACTTTTATTTGCTTCAGACTCATGTTAAATATATACAATGCTAATTATGTACAAAAGTGTGCATGTTAAAAATTTTCAGGTTACAAACTTGCAAATCCTAGAAAAGtgcaaaattttaaaacatcttCCACCATGCTGTACAGGAAAAAATTCCATCATTAGCCAATATACACACTCTTAAAACATATTGATCAAACCAAAGTAAGACATACAGTATACCCTTAAAGCACCCAGAGGGAAAAAGATATTGCACAGAAGACAGACAGCAAGTTCATTACAGTGCCTGAAGGCTCATTTCTGAAAGTAGCTATTTCCAACACTCCTCAGACCTAACATTTAGCTCTTTGAAAAGGCATTTTTTGGCATTTAAAGATCCATTTGTAATCACGTAATTGCACAATCTGTAAGAATTATCAGAAGATATGGTTAACTTTGCTGTAAGGCCTTTGCTTCCACCCCCTGATTAGCTTCAGTAAAAAATCATCAGAAAACTGAGTAGCATCACAGCTTCCATCAAAACACTGACCAAAGGGAGGTAAGTCTCACATGCAGCATTTCCCTTGTCCTAAGTAGCTCCTGCAGAATCAGAATACATATTCCAagtttttctttaattcttttttccctATCATGGCTTTCTTTAAGAAACAACTCACTGCTGCATATGACTAAAGTAGTACTATCAGGTGCAAGACTTCAGTTTATTTTAAAGCTATTTCAAGGCAAAAAGTATGGCTCCCTTGAGAGGAAAATACTGACTAGGCAGGAAGCTAAATAAACAAGTGACCTCCAAGTTCAGTTAGATCTATGATATATATGGCTGGATGTTTTATATTCCAATCTCAAAACCCCTTAGCAGCTTTAAACCATAATTTATACTGACAATCATGCTTCTGGGACAGAAGATGTCTGATGAAATTATGTCTTTGCTGAGTATAAGTATAGACCTGAACTCTGGAAATACCTGCCAAATTTCTCAAGTCCACTACACAAAACTAGGAAGAACACACACTGAAGAAACTATTGAAAACAAGTGAAACACCTATTTTATTTGGGCCACATAGGTAAATGATAACTAAAAGAAAGACACACCAGTATTCTTCCACAGATGCACAATAAAAAGGTGAGTCAAAACTGAACAAAGGCTACCTTGGACTAAACACTGCAAGCAGTTCCTCACTTATGGAGTGTTCAAGACTGCAGTAAGGTGAATGGCACTCAACTGAAATGCAGAGAATGCTATGGTGTCACTCAGGCATTTTTACATTCAGGCATCTGATATCCATAACACTGAAGAAGGGAACAATAGCATTTTAccaattttaaatatatttttgatgCAGTAGCTTTCTAGAAAACTTGCTTCCTTCAAAAGTATGTGCTTACAAGGGCAATTTAGTAATAAGACTGGCTTCCTGgaatgaaagaaggaaaatcttCCAAACACTTCAGTTGACTCTAACATTGGCATACAATGAACCCACGTGTATATGATACCATAGAAACTTACTCTCCCCAAAGGGAGACTACCAACAAGTGTCGTGTTTGCAGCCAAAACCAACACAGCTTTTAAGCTAGAAAGCATAAAAAGACCTAGAAAGCACTGAAGCACATGCTTGAATTTCCATTCCAATAAGTACAAGCCTATGTAGTGCTTTCACATAACAGTATTGATTACATCAGGCCCTAGGCTCAATTTTGAGTATTCATTTAATGggcatgtttttttttttttaattctttgaaagggaaaaaatattccCAGCGCCTCAGCTCAGCATTTAACATAGCCAGCAAGGTGCCTTTAGCAGTGGAAGACAGGAATGTTTCAGGTGACAGCACAGAGCATGTGTCTACAGAGACTCTCAATATAGGGGCAGAAGGAAGTAGACATCTCTAGCTCTAAAGCTCCCTACCACTCTATAATCTGTATATAGATACACATTTTCTACTTATTACACATACACAGCAAAAGCCTTGTGCAGCATTTAGTTCCTTATCTTTTCTAATGATTTTGTTCATTAAGATTGGGAAAGGTTTGCAAAGGAAACAGGGAGGAGGAAGACATGATTTAGGGAAGTGAGGTACACAACTCCCATTGACTAAAGCAGGAGTTACCAAATCTGTGcattacaaaaataaatttatcatTTCTGCAGGACTATGTTAAAGAATTTTTCCAGTGCAGAAACTTGGTTCTTTGCACTCATTTAAAGGACAAAGAAATACAACTTTCAATACAAAGAAATACAACTTTGGGGATCCTTGCAAGACAGCAAATTATTTGGCCATTTAAAGCCTGTGAAGACTGATAAACCTGTTTTGTCATAATATGCATCATCTAAGGTATGCCAGAGGGGAAAGAGCTTCTCTATATCAATGTTCCAGATTAGCAAAGCAATTGTAATATGGATGTGGAtgagtttgcttttttttggaggggaagTTGGGGGGGTTGGGGGAAGTTTTGTTGgtttagtttttttctttttttactctttttaatataaaaaaattattttcctaagAAAATCTAATTTCCACAATGTGTCTTTACCACCAGGACAAATGCAGTTACTTTAGGACTGGGATTATGATGTTGTGCTGGTAAAGGTACATGGATGATAAAAGATGTGGTTTCTAGATATCCTAGGAGTGAGTAATGGATAAGTACATCGGTTACAGAAAAATCTGCCTCAGTCAGATGCTACTTGTAGAGCATTTCACTTTCTGTAAGCTTGTATAGTTCAAACCCAGCAAAGACCAGACAGGATTCTTCACTACAGCTAAAAAGACAACTAAAAATACTATCAAGAATTATAAGTAAATTGATTTAGAGAAATTAACAAACATTTGACTTGAAATAAAGGAGACCTGTTTTCTAAATATCCTTTGGTACGCAAGTTCAAAACCGTGCTATGAAGAAGTTAATACTGCTAACTAATTAATCTCATTTATATACAGGTATGAAAAGTAGGTcagttttcagtttcttttagatatatatatttacactCCTACTTACTCATCTTCAAAGGTAAGCATATGTTACACTTTGATAAATATTATTAGAGTTATTCCAAAAATTAAACATATTAAGATATCACAAAGAAGATCTTGACAAATGTAGTGCTATGAAATAAATGTCACTTAAGATTTGTTTCTTCTAAATTCCTCATTGGAATACTATAATCTcaaaactttgctttttacacTTAAACAAACCTTTGAACAAAACCAAAGGAGAATCTTATTTCACCAATATTACCTGAAAATAAAATGGGATCCTAAGCTTTATTGACTTGAGGAAATCCAAGAATTATGAAAGTCAGTTCACCAATTCACAGTGCACTGCATAACAGGCTGCAATTCAACTGACTAAACAGCTGATCAGaagaattattttctatttttaaacattattttctatttttatgcAAATAAGTTAAACCTAAAAGAAACAACATACCAGCTAATGCTCACACTTACAAATCATCTTTTATTTCAAGCTGGTTTTAAACGAAGGCAAAGTGCAGACTTTCACAGCCATGCAGGTCTTTCCAGATGGCCTCTGGCAAGGATGCCAAGCTGTGATGGTGTACACCTCCCACCCCCAGGGAGCATCTCAGATCCAAAGGCCATGGGTGTTGCCATTCTACCTGGGGcataaagcagcagctcagagctcacCTGCCC
The nucleotide sequence above comes from Zonotrichia albicollis isolate bZonAlb1 chromosome 10, bZonAlb1.hap1, whole genome shotgun sequence. Encoded proteins:
- the LOC102066005 gene encoding alpha-aspartyl dipeptidase — translated: MGSPRRLLLISNSTLPGGGYLGHCQQHIQSFLGQNVRRVLFIPYALHDRDAYARTAREKFESLGYGLDSIHESCDPVEAVRKSEAIFIGGGNTFRLLKALYDNCLIHEIRKRVLEDGIPYMGSSAGTNVATVSINTTNDMPIVYPPSLQALGLVPFNINPHYLDPDIKRTHMGETREERIHQYHEEPNTPPVLGLREGTMLLVEGDNAMLQGVTGARLFLRGKKPTEHEPGTDFSFLLTDSNPLNP